The Bos indicus x Bos taurus breed Angus x Brahman F1 hybrid chromosome 11, Bos_hybrid_MaternalHap_v2.0, whole genome shotgun sequence sequence GGTCCTGTCAGAGTCTGGGTGGGACGGGAGGGCAGGGGACTGCAgggggcagtgggcagggaggTGGCTCACCGTCATTGGGCATGGTGAGGATGGGGATCTGAGTGATGGATCCGCCCCGGCCCTCCACGCGGCCCGCCCGCTCGTAGATGGTGGCCAAGTCAGTGTACATGTACCCAGGGAAGCCTCGGCGCCCAGGCACTTCCTCTCTGGCAGCTGAGACCTGAAATACCCGTGGGCCTTGGGGTAAGGGGATGATACAAAGAAGGGGCATGGGGGGTTCAGTGACCAcgaggaatgggatgggggtgggccTGCGTGGGCCAGCTCTGGGCTCATGACTAGGGGGCGCTGAGCCTGACTCTCCTCGCCAGCCAACTCACTTCCCGCAAGGCCTCCGCATAGGAACTCATGTCCGTCAGTATGACCAGCACGTGCTTCTCACACTGGTAGGCGAGGAACTCTGCCGTGGTCAGTGCCAGGCGCGGGGTGATGATCCGCTCGATCCTGCAGGTATGGCCAATGGTTAGAGCACCTGGAGGCCAGGCCTGTGCTCCCTTTAGCCCCCGTGCTGCATGGAGAGTGAACTTGGAAGCTGGTACAGTGCACAGCAGCAGAGGACTGGGGAAGATGAGCCCTAGCCCCGGCCCCCAGGTCCAGGCCATGGTTCCTGGGAGACTGGGCCCTCAACCACATCCTGCTGTTCAAGGTGGGAACAGGGACAGAGGCTGGGACAGGCAGGCAGGGAGCTGGGTGAGAGGGCCAGGGAGGGCCCGGAGGGCAGATGGCATGTCAGAGCTCAGCAGCTGGCGCTCTGCATATCCCTCCCCAAGGGCACCTGGGCTTGGGTCAGCCAGAAGGCTCCCACTCTCTGTGTCCTCAGGGTTCCCTCCTTCCTGTTCCCCTCTCCTTTCCTGAGCACACGTGCGGGCCATATACTTGCCTGCCTTGCAGCGCCTTCCACAGTGAGTGCTCCGGGGCCCTTCCTCCCGCTCCAGTCACTCAGACCCCAGGCCCTGTGCCCATGGCACTTTTCTTTAGGATACCATCTGGGCCTCCTGAGCTCTGCTCCCTAGTTTCTGGAGTACCTTCAGCTCCCAGGACAGTTTTTGGTTATTGGTTAGGTTATTAGTATTAGGTTATTATTAGTattaggtttttggtttttggttttcatCACCTGACCTACAGatttaaattcacattttctcaacttttaaaatggCAGTTTTTCTAAGCAAATGGTTTAGGGAAATACCTCTTTAGTGGTGACCTTGCGGAAGCAAGTCTAAGATGAGGAGCCCTGACTTAGGGCAGTGGCTAGATGCAGGTTGTAGGGAGGGTGGATGGGCTTCAAACGGCCAGCAGGCGGTGGTCTGGCTCTCGCTATCTCCTCCTGCACTGTCCCCACCTCttccccagcctcagtttccccatctgcacaaTGAGGGGTTACTCTCCCAGCTCTGGCGAAGCCTGAGACCTGGGCTCCGGGTCTTGGAAGGGGGCAGGGCCTGCTGCCTACAGGTAGCGTGGGTGCTCACGTGGGGTCGTTGGCCAAGTTCAGGAAGAGGCAGACGTTGCCCATGGTGCCATTCTGCTCGAAGTCAGACTTGAAGAACCTGGCTGTCTCCATGTTCACCTGGACACACGGCAGggagggctggaggtggggccaGGCCCCTCCCATCTCTTCCAGCAAAGCCTATTACTATAGTATAGTATAGCTATTACCAGCTATCAGTCAGTGGGGTCTCATCAGAACCCCAGAGAGAGGTTCAGACGTCAGGCTGAGCTGCTCAGTGTCACCCTGCTCCTCACCTGACCTGCTAAACCTCTTGTTCCTCTGAGCGCCCCTGGGCTCTCTGTCCTGAAGCCATCTTTTCTCCCCTAATTTCCTCCTTTCCCAGCTGCCCCAGAATCCTCTTGGGGCTGCTGTGGGGGACACACTGCCCAGCCCTCATTCACACTCTTGCCTCTCCCAACAGACAGGCCAGGTTCTTGGCTAGAAGGATTACGTCTCCCCCCTTAGATGGGGTATGCCTGGGGCCAAGGGGCCAAGGGCCCGCCCGCCACCTACAGAACTTGTCATCTGCCCAACCTCTCTTACCCCCATGGCTGCAAAGACGATGGCAAAGTTGTCATCATGATAGTCCAGCACGGCCTTGGACTTCTTCACCAGCCCAGCCTGGCGGCAGATCTGGGCGGCGATCTGGGGACAGAAGAAGGACATCAGAACTGGAGCCTGAGCTGGCGCCTCTGGGCACCACTGAGAAGTGTGGGCAGGGCGATGCTCTGTCCATCCTCCCGCTGAGGCCTTAGGTGGGAGGGACCCAAGGTCACACATGGAAGGGCTCCCCTGGGTCCTATCGCCGCTCCCAGGGGAAGGGCCGCCCCAGCCCAGGGTGCCTGTCGTGAAGAGCAGGGTGGAAAACCAGTTCCAAAGAACAACTACCCACCTCGAGTCTGGGGCAACTAGGTCCTTCAGAACCCCGTCCCCCGCCCCATGCTGGGGTGTCTCTGGGGCCGGTGGTGTGTGGGATTACCAGATCCAGGATGAGATGTGTGTAGGCAGGAGTCAGGGACACTTAGACCATCCAATCACTCCGGGCATTTTGAAGGTGAGCTGGGGTGCATCCAGGAGTCGTGGGGGTGGGTGGTCAGTGGGGACCATCTAGAAACCTTGTCACCCCAGCTGCTCTGGGAAGAACTGGGCTGTTTGCTCTTGGTGGTGGGGGTAGGGTAGGAAACTTTCCCAGAGAAGTTCCACACAGTTGTGGGGCTGGCATGAGGTGGGGTTTGCTCAGTGCAGGCAAGTAAAGAGCACCATGAGGACCAGCGGGTAGAGCTGTCTTCTCAGCTGAGCAGGACTTTCAACACTGAGGTTATGTGTGGGCTCTCTCGTGAGCCAGTGGGGGCCCCACTCACTCAGGAAGGAGGCTTGCAGATCTGTCTGGGGACACCACCGGGGGCCTGTGCAGCCCTGAGGCCCGGAGCTGCCACAAGACAGCTGCCGGTGGCCCTAGCTCCGCTGGCCCCTGCCCACTCGGCACAGGAGGCACCCTTGCTGGCCCACAGCTCTGGCCCctgctccttcccttccccttggTCGTGCCTGCAGGCCCCACACAGTCCTCACCTCATTGTGGGGGAGCCCAGCTGCTGAGAAGATGGGGATCTTCTGACCACGGGCAATGCTGTTCATGACGTCGATGGGCGAGATGCCTGTCTCGATCATCTCCTCGGGGTAGATGCGGTCGTGGGGGTTGATGGGCTGGCCTGGGAGATGGCAGTCACAGGCCCTGCAGGAGGGTTCAGGCCCTTCCCCGTGTaccgcccccagccctgccccaggagCACTACAGGACAGAATTTTCTTCGATGATGGAGACGTGCTCTAACTGCGCTGCTCAGGATGCAGGCCTGGCCACCTGTAGCTACTGAGCACGTGCAGTGGGGTTGTgacatgaaattttatttcatttgaattagtttgtatttaaataaaaaccaCAGCCCATTGCTCTGTTCGATGGTACCATCTAGGCACATTAGAAGTCTTGGGCATGTGGGGAATTTGCATAATGATGATGGCATTTTATAGGAATGGGACGTGAAGTGCTGCTGGCCccggacagggaggcctttgcTGCTGTGGTATCTCACCTGATCCACCTGTTGGTCTGACCAGTCCTGGGGGTGAACCCTGGGCAATGTCTGAGGCAGAACTTCCGAGTGTGAGGTGACACAGGCTGTGACTGGGGTGGGGAAAGGTGGTTGGAAGCTGGGTCCTGGGAGCTGTCCAAAGCCTCACTTACCGTTGATATCCAGGAAGTCCTCTGCCATGACCACTGGCCCCTTGTCAATGGGTTTGCCTGAGCCGTTGAAAACCCGACctgggggtgggtgagggggcTTGGAGAATGCTCAGGACCAGCCCCGGGTCTCTCACTGCTGCTCACCCTCCACACCACCACCAGCTCCCACCTGTCCCTCCTGTCCCAAACGCCCCATGTCCCCCTGCCCTCAGCCCTCAGTGATCCCCAGGGGGCTGGCTACAGTGACTTTCCCCTTGGGGGccttccctcctctcctggaAACCTTTATAGGCAAGACCTTGGCCAGGACAATGACTCAAATAAGGGCTTTTTAGagctggagagaggagagagccAGGGATGGCAGATCTTGGGAGAGAACTAGGGGATGTGCAGTTCACTCCAGCTTGACACCAAACGTCCTCGTCCTCTAGTTTACTGAAGTTGCCTTCTTCATGTACTGAACACCTGCTGTATGTCAGGCCCTGAGCGCAGGTTGGGGGTCAAAAGAAGGCACAACCTCTGACCTCAGAGGGCTCCCAAGGGAGGCAGACAGCTGGGGAGGCAACAACAGCATGGTCTGTTAAGCACTTGGTCAGGGATGCTGGACTGGACGGAGAGAGGGGCGCTCCACCCCCCAACCCTACCCCTCACCCAGCATGTCCTCTGACACTGGGGTCCGTAGGATGTCCCCCGTGAATTCGCAGGTGGTCTTCTGGGCATCAATCCCAGAGGTCCCTTCAAACACCTACAGGATAAGAGGTTAGTTACTTTAACAGGGGGTTTGCTGGGGAGAATGGGGCCTCCCATTCTAGGCTCCCTTTGTGTCCAGCTCTGGGCAAGGTGCTTTCAGGGAAAACAGGCCATTTTCTGCCTTTGGAGTTTATGAGAGTGTGGACAC is a genomic window containing:
- the ATP6V1B1 gene encoding V-type proton ATPase subunit B, kidney isoform, which produces MAAEVDSRPRGLPGGGASLGAAREHVQAVTRNYITHPRITYRTVCSVNGPLVVLDQVKFAQYAEIVNFTLPNGTQRSGQVLEVSGTKAIVQVFEGTSGIDAQKTTCEFTGDILRTPVSEDMLGRVFNGSGKPIDKGPVVMAEDFLDINGQPINPHDRIYPEEMIETGISPIDVMNSIARGQKIPIFSAAGLPHNEIAAQICRQAGLVKKSKAVLDYHDDNFAIVFAAMGVNMETARFFKSDFEQNGTMGNVCLFLNLANDPTIERIITPRLALTTAEFLAYQCEKHVLVILTDMSSYAEALREVSAAREEVPGRRGFPGYMYTDLATIYERAGRVEGRGGSITQIPILTMPNDDITHPIPDLTGFITEGQIYVDRQLHNRQIYPPINVLPSLSRLMKSAIGEGMTRKDHGDVSNQLYACYAIGKDVQAMKAVVGEEALTSEDLLYLEFLQKFEKKFINQGPYEKRSVFESLDLGWKLLRTFPKEMLKRIPQNIIDEFFSREGAPQDTEADTAL